Proteins co-encoded in one Candidatus Thiodictyon syntrophicum genomic window:
- a CDS encoding NAD(P)/FAD-dependent oxidoreductase, protein MPSDLTQPSHAARSCDVLVIGGGPAGATAATLLAEQGHRVTLLERAHHPRFHVGESLLPANLPLFDRLGVRAAVEAIGMPKWGAEFISPWHDHSQSFEFAEAWDKSMPHAYQVRRSQFDEILIRNAGRKGADVIEGCRVRNVEFLPHDAGAMVRAEHDDGRTETWHCRFLIDASGRDTFLGNQLKAKHRNPKHNSSSLYAHFKGAQRHAGRKEGHITIFWFAHGWFWFIPLADGATSVGVVTWPYYMKTRTKPVREFFLDLIPLCPALAQRLQGAELVTGVEATGNFSYTCDRTHGANWLLLGDAYAFIDPVFSSGVMLAMQSAFAGAAAVDTCLREPAQAAQALRAFDRAIKHGPKEFSWFIYRVTSPTMRDMFMAPRNVFRVKEALLSVLAGDIFGTTPIWRSVFAFKVIYYLSALSNLKSTLMAWQQRKVNVRYVEDTQEIGCR, encoded by the coding sequence ATGCCGTCTGATCTCACACAACCAAGTCACGCCGCTCGATCCTGTGACGTCCTGGTGATCGGCGGGGGGCCGGCCGGCGCCACCGCGGCCACCCTGCTGGCCGAGCAAGGCCATCGGGTCACCCTGCTGGAGCGGGCGCACCATCCCCGCTTCCACGTCGGCGAATCGCTGCTGCCGGCCAACCTGCCGTTATTCGACAGACTGGGCGTGCGTGCCGCGGTGGAGGCGATCGGCATGCCGAAATGGGGAGCGGAATTCATCTCCCCCTGGCACGACCACAGTCAGTCATTCGAGTTCGCCGAGGCCTGGGATAAATCGATGCCGCACGCCTACCAGGTGCGCCGTTCGCAGTTCGACGAGATCCTGATCCGCAATGCCGGGCGTAAGGGCGCCGATGTCATCGAAGGTTGTCGCGTCCGCAATGTGGAATTCCTCCCGCACGATGCAGGTGCCATGGTACGGGCGGAGCATGATGATGGCCGTACCGAGACCTGGCACTGCCGCTTCCTCATTGATGCATCCGGCCGCGACACCTTCCTCGGCAACCAATTAAAGGCCAAGCACCGCAACCCCAAGCACAACAGCTCATCGCTCTATGCTCACTTCAAGGGCGCGCAACGGCACGCGGGCCGCAAGGAGGGCCACATCACCATCTTCTGGTTTGCGCATGGGTGGTTCTGGTTCATTCCGCTCGCCGACGGCGCGACCAGCGTCGGGGTCGTCACCTGGCCCTATTACATGAAGACCCGCACCAAGCCGGTGCGCGAGTTCTTCCTGGATCTCATCCCCCTGTGCCCCGCCCTCGCGCAGCGGCTGCAGGGCGCCGAACTGGTGACGGGCGTCGAGGCCACGGGCAATTTTTCCTATACCTGCGACCGTACCCACGGCGCCAACTGGCTGCTGCTCGGCGATGCCTACGCCTTCATCGACCCGGTGTTCTCGTCCGGCGTCATGCTGGCCATGCAGAGCGCCTTCGCCGGCGCCGCGGCGGTGGATACCTGCCTGCGCGAACCGGCGCAGGCGGCCCAGGCCTTGCGGGCGTTCGATCGCGCCATCAAACACGGGCCCAAGGAATTCTCCTGGTTCATCTATCGTGTTACCAGCCCCACCATGCGCGACATGTTTATGGCACCGCGCAATGTTTTCCGGGTCAAGGAGGCGCTGCTGTCGGTCCTGGCCGGCGACATCTTCGGCACCACGCCGATCTGGCGTTCGGTCTTTGCGTTCAAGGTGATCTATTACCTGTCGGCCCTGTCGAACCTGAAGTCCACGCTCATGGCCTGGCAGCAGCGCAAGGTGAATGTGCGTTACGTCGAAGATACGCAAGAGATCGGCTGCCGATGA
- a CDS encoding cation:proton antiporter, with translation MTASAAAVTVHQTETLLFFTLLQLTVIILAARLGGGVAQRLGQSPAVGEIIVGILLGPSLFGVLAPDLFAYVFRSAAPAPMQMLSQIGLILLMFQIGLEFDFAHLLDRRHRRAVTYIAAAGMVAPFALGFGFGYATAPLLSPGVDPVASALFIATAFSITALPILGRMMIEFKITHQPIGVIAISAAAINDVVGWLLLALVTALSLAQFNALDFGLKVLLVAGYFLTWWFGVRPLMKRLIRISQAGPAPTGEKAGRGKLTHNLLGILLAGIFISAITTYQIGIFAIFGGFMMGVILYDEHELIAAWKERIGHFVMVFFLPIFFTYTGLRTNIGSLNSASAWGWCLLLIALATLGKFGGSYVAARWAGLSHLEGKVLGIMMNTRALMELIVINVGYDLGVISQQVFTMLVLMAIFSTVITTPGLRRWLPGLGIGIYTAQPRHGG, from the coding sequence ATGACGGCGTCCGCCGCGGCCGTGACCGTCCATCAGACTGAGACCCTGCTGTTCTTCACTCTGCTGCAATTGACGGTGATCATTCTGGCCGCCCGCCTGGGGGGAGGGGTCGCGCAGCGCCTCGGGCAGTCACCCGCGGTGGGGGAAATCATCGTCGGCATCCTGCTCGGGCCGTCCCTGTTCGGCGTGCTGGCGCCCGACCTTTTCGCCTATGTCTTTCGCTCGGCCGCGCCCGCTCCGATGCAGATGTTGTCGCAAATCGGACTGATCTTGCTGATGTTTCAGATTGGCCTGGAGTTCGACTTCGCGCACCTGCTGGACCGGCGGCACCGCCGCGCCGTCACCTATATTGCCGCCGCCGGCATGGTGGCGCCATTCGCCCTGGGCTTCGGCTTCGGGTACGCCACGGCGCCCTTGCTGTCACCCGGTGTTGACCCCGTCGCCTCGGCGCTCTTTATTGCCACCGCCTTCTCCATCACCGCGCTGCCCATCCTCGGGCGCATGATGATCGAGTTCAAGATCACCCATCAGCCCATCGGCGTCATCGCCATCAGCGCCGCCGCGATCAACGACGTGGTCGGCTGGCTGCTGCTCGCCCTGGTCACCGCGCTCTCGCTGGCCCAGTTCAACGCGCTTGACTTCGGCCTCAAGGTCCTGCTGGTCGCGGGATATTTTTTGACCTGGTGGTTCGGCGTGCGCCCCCTGATGAAGCGCCTCATCCGCATCAGCCAGGCCGGACCGGCGCCGACGGGCGAGAAGGCCGGGCGCGGCAAGCTCACCCATAATCTCCTTGGTATCCTGCTGGCCGGCATCTTCATCTCCGCCATCACCACCTATCAGATCGGCATCTTCGCCATCTTCGGCGGTTTCATGATGGGGGTGATACTCTATGACGAGCATGAGCTGATCGCGGCCTGGAAGGAACGCATCGGCCACTTCGTCATGGTCTTCTTTCTGCCCATCTTCTTCACCTACACCGGTCTGCGTACCAACATCGGAAGCCTGAATTCCGCTTCTGCTTGGGGTTGGTGCCTGTTGCTGATCGCCCTGGCGACCCTGGGCAAATTCGGCGGCAGCTATGTCGCGGCGCGCTGGGCCGGGCTCTCGCATCTGGAGGGCAAGGTGCTCGGCATCATGATGAACACCCGCGCCCTGATGGAACTCATCGTGATCAACGTCGGCTATGATTTGGGCGTCATTTCCCAGCAGGTCTTCACCATGCTGGTCCTGATGGCCATCTTCAGTACCGTCATCACCACCCCGGGCCTGCGCCGCTGGTTGCCGGGCTTGGGGATCGGCATTTATACGGCCCAGCCCCGTCACGGCGGCTAA
- a CDS encoding glycosyltransferase family 2 protein, with amino-acid sequence MIPPASTGTHLVLIPSYDSGALVYDVVRAARRYWTPVWVVVDGSTDGTATGLQEMAAGDPGLRVFVLPVNSGKGAAVLHGLELAASAGFTHALTMDADGQHPAAAIPDFMATSMGTLDAMVLGVPRFDADAPKLRVQGRKVSNWFANLETLWLGIGDSLYGFRVYPIAPLCRVMHAQRWMRRFDFDPEAAVRLCWCGVSPINRPAPVSYLRADQGGVSHFNYLRDNALLTWMHTRLLLGFLRRLPALLRRRLGMVHR; translated from the coding sequence ATGATACCGCCCGCCTCGACCGGTACCCATCTGGTGCTGATCCCCAGCTACGACTCCGGCGCCCTGGTCTATGACGTGGTACGCGCGGCCCGCCGGTACTGGACACCCGTGTGGGTGGTGGTGGACGGCAGCACTGACGGGACCGCTACGGGCCTCCAGGAAATGGCGGCCGGCGACCCCGGGCTGCGGGTGTTCGTGTTACCCGTCAACAGCGGCAAGGGCGCGGCGGTTCTGCATGGCCTGGAACTGGCCGCGAGTGCCGGCTTCACCCACGCCCTCACCATGGACGCGGACGGCCAGCATCCGGCCGCGGCCATCCCTGACTTCATGGCTACTTCCATGGGGACGCTGGACGCGATGGTGCTGGGTGTGCCGAGGTTCGACGCCGACGCACCGAAACTGCGGGTCCAGGGCCGCAAGGTATCGAACTGGTTTGCCAACCTGGAAACCCTGTGGCTGGGTATTGGCGACTCGCTCTACGGTTTCCGCGTCTATCCCATCGCACCCCTGTGTCGGGTGATGCACGCGCAGCGCTGGATGCGCCGCTTCGATTTCGATCCCGAGGCGGCGGTGCGCCTGTGCTGGTGCGGTGTAAGCCCCATCAACCGGCCCGCCCCAGTGAGCTATCTGCGCGCCGACCAGGGTGGCGTTTCTCACTTCAACTATCTGCGCGACAATGCCCTGCTGACCTGGATGCACACGCGGCTGCTGCTGGGTTTCCTGCGGCGCCTGCCCGCGCTCCTGCGGCGACGCTTGGGAATGGTTCACCGATAA
- a CDS encoding class I SAM-dependent methyltransferase, whose amino-acid sequence MIVSPAALRRRLIDQASEPYRALGRFAYHFARGKLGRDPVFVGMLERGLFPDAARILDLGCGQGLLAAWLLAARQLYDAGDWSAQWPAPPRVAELRGIDLLTIDVQRAQRACGSWARFEAGDMRQMDFGQADVVVIMDAAHYVDGPSQDDLLRRVRAALPPNGLFLTRVGDAGGGLRFQLSNWIDRAVALFRGLGWRRLYPRRLPDWIQALEALGFRVETAPMNGLLPFANVMLIARLGESAAVGN is encoded by the coding sequence ATGATCGTCAGCCCCGCGGCCCTACGCAGACGCCTCATCGACCAGGCCAGCGAGCCTTACCGGGCACTAGGCAGGTTTGCCTACCATTTCGCCCGCGGCAAACTCGGTCGCGATCCGGTGTTCGTTGGTATGCTGGAACGCGGGCTCTTCCCGGACGCGGCCCGCATCCTCGATTTGGGTTGCGGTCAGGGCCTGCTGGCGGCCTGGCTGCTGGCCGCCCGGCAACTCTATGATGCCGGCGATTGGTCGGCGCAGTGGCCGGCCCCCCCGCGGGTCGCCGAGCTGCGCGGCATCGATCTCCTGACGATCGATGTGCAGCGCGCGCAGCGTGCCTGCGGCAGCTGGGCCCGCTTCGAAGCGGGTGATATGCGGCAGATGGATTTCGGCCAGGCGGATGTCGTGGTCATCATGGACGCTGCGCATTACGTCGATGGGCCGTCGCAGGACGACCTCCTGCGCCGGGTAAGGGCCGCCCTGCCGCCCAATGGCCTCTTCCTGACGCGCGTGGGAGACGCCGGCGGCGGTCTGCGGTTCCAGTTGAGCAACTGGATCGATCGCGCGGTCGCCCTGTTCCGCGGGCTGGGCTGGCGGCGCTTGTATCCCCGCCGCCTGCCGGATTGGATCCAGGCGCTGGAGGCCTTGGGCTTCCGGGTCGAGACCGCCCCCATGAACGGTCTGCTGCCGTTCGCCAACGTCATGCTGATCGCCCGGCTGGGCGAAAGCGCCGCGGTCGGCAACTAG
- a CDS encoding hydroxymyristoyl-ACP dehydratase has product MSDSNDLCALLPHAAPMCLLDTLVSWDPESLVCTAVSHGDPHHPLRRNGRLAAVHAIEYACQATALHAALAARAAPDTAQRSLLAAVKEITLSQDYLDQIEAPLRISVWRELALGPSAIYRFLVEGGGLPVAGGRLTVVGGLGGCDQN; this is encoded by the coding sequence ATGTCCGACAGCAATGACCTTTGCGCCCTACTGCCCCACGCCGCCCCCATGTGCCTGCTCGATACGTTGGTGTCCTGGGACCCGGAGTCCCTGGTCTGTACCGCGGTGTCCCATGGGGACCCGCACCATCCACTGCGCCGCAATGGGCGCCTCGCCGCTGTCCACGCCATCGAATACGCCTGCCAGGCGACCGCCCTGCACGCGGCCCTGGCCGCGCGCGCGGCCCCCGACACGGCGCAGCGGTCACTGCTGGCGGCGGTGAAGGAGATCACGCTGTCCCAGGATTACCTGGACCAGATCGAGGCCCCGCTGCGGATTTCGGTCTGGCGCGAACTGGCCTTGGGCCCGAGTGCCATCTACCGGTTTCTGGTCGAGGGCGGGGGGTTGCCCGTCGCCGGCGGCCGTTTGACCGTCGTCGGGGGGCTTGGGGGGTGTGATCAGAACTGA
- a CDS encoding lysophospholipid acyltransferase family protein — protein MPLPPAKTRSRDLSVSPGWCRRASRSAYEYVALWFGLGLLAALSLAWSLLAIPFYALLPKSLANRLGRWAITVMCRAYLGILGLVGACRFDIQALDALRGGPPLVIAPNHPGLLDALLVMSRLSDLACIMKVDIVDNVFLGASARLAGYIRNDAPLSMIRQAIAELKNGNHLLLFPEGTRTTRWPVNACTPVAALIAGRARVPIQTVFIESDSAFLGKGWPLWRRPTLPITYRIRLGRRFAPPQQAGEFTAELERYFSEELRNSPLPPPAGQS, from the coding sequence ATGCCATTGCCCCCGGCTAAGACCCGCAGCCGCGACCTGAGCGTATCGCCGGGATGGTGCCGGCGCGCCAGCCGGAGCGCGTACGAATACGTTGCGCTATGGTTCGGTCTGGGCCTGCTCGCCGCGCTGTCGCTGGCGTGGTCATTGCTGGCGATACCATTCTATGCGCTCTTGCCGAAGTCTTTGGCCAACCGGCTTGGCCGTTGGGCGATCACCGTCATGTGCCGCGCCTACCTCGGTATCCTGGGGTTGGTTGGTGCCTGCCGTTTCGATATCCAGGCCCTCGATGCCTTGCGCGGCGGGCCGCCGCTGGTGATCGCGCCCAACCACCCCGGCCTGCTCGATGCCCTGCTGGTGATGTCGCGGCTTTCCGACCTCGCCTGCATCATGAAGGTGGACATCGTCGACAACGTTTTCCTGGGTGCCAGCGCCCGGCTGGCCGGTTACATCCGCAACGATGCACCGCTGAGCATGATCAGGCAGGCCATCGCCGAGCTGAAAAACGGCAATCACCTGTTGCTGTTTCCTGAAGGCACCCGCACCACCCGCTGGCCCGTCAACGCCTGCACGCCGGTGGCCGCTCTCATCGCCGGGCGGGCCCGGGTGCCGATCCAGACGGTATTCATCGAGAGCGATTCGGCCTTCCTCGGCAAGGGCTGGCCATTGTGGCGCCGCCCTACGCTACCGATCACCTATCGCATCCGGCTGGGCCGCCGCTTCGCGCCCCCGCAACAGGCCGGTGAATTCACCGCGGAACTGGAGCGTTACTTCAGCGAGGAGTTGCGCAATAGCCCCCTGCCGCCTCCTGCCGGGCAGTCATGA